One region of Rhizobium sp. 9140 genomic DNA includes:
- a CDS encoding MaoC family dehydratase, with amino-acid sequence MTEDAQAVKLYLDDLTVGQRFTSPSHVMELDEIREFAGRYDPQFFHLDEELARDSLFGKLAASGWHTAAATMRLLVQSLPLAGGLIGAGGEIAWPRATWPGDRIHVESEIVTIAPSRSKPERGLVTFRSETINQDGEIVQVFTPKIIAWWRSS; translated from the coding sequence ATGACCGAAGATGCGCAGGCAGTGAAGCTCTATCTCGACGACCTCACAGTCGGGCAGCGCTTCACCAGCCCTTCCCATGTGATGGAACTCGATGAAATCCGGGAATTCGCAGGGCGCTACGATCCGCAGTTTTTCCACCTCGACGAGGAACTGGCGCGCGACAGCCTGTTCGGCAAGCTCGCCGCCAGCGGCTGGCACACGGCGGCGGCCACCATGCGGTTGCTCGTACAGAGCCTGCCGCTGGCCGGCGGGCTGATCGGCGCGGGCGGGGAAATCGCCTGGCCCCGCGCTACATGGCCGGGTGATCGCATCCATGTGGAAAGCGAGATCGTCACGATTGCGCCATCACGCTCGAAACCCGAACGCGGCCTCGTCACCTTCCGAAGCGAGACGATCAATCAGGACGGCGAGATCGTTCAGGTGTTCACGCCGAAAATCATTGCTTGGTGGCGATCGTCGTGA